In Anolis carolinensis isolate JA03-04 chromosome 4, rAnoCar3.1.pri, whole genome shotgun sequence, the genomic window gtgtgtgtgtgtgtacagttgAGGTGATTTTCAGGGAGGAAATGTTAATATAGATTGAGATTGTAAAATTATAAGCAGTGCTTAATTTTATTAACCAATATCTGaagttttttgtgtgttttggaaGGGGAAAAATTTACAGTTTTTCAGTTGTATAAATTTGTTCTGTTGAAGTGTATGGCTGATTTTCCATTTTGGTTATGGAAAGAACTGAAGTATtgacatataataaaatacattattaaaataactttaaaatgtcTAACTAAAATGTCAATTGAAATGAAATGGCTTGTAAGATGTGAATTGCTATATTGAaagatgatatatatatattgtttatagTTATGTCTCCTATATAATATATTCCTATGAAAAAATAGCTTAGTATTTTGCTGCTGCTAAAATGAACACATATACTTTTTAATCAAAATTAATACTTACAGACTATATCTGTATTTAAAGGCACATGGCTACTCATTCTCCTGAGAAAACCCACAAGTGTAATTATTGTGAGAAAATGTTTCATCGAAAAGATCATCTAAAGAATCATCTACATACACATAATCCTAATAAAGAAGCCTTTAAGTGTGAAGAATGTGGAAAGAACTACAACACGAAGCTTGGGTTTAAGCGTCACCTGGCTTTGCATGCTGCAACAAGTGGTGACCTCACCTGTAAAGTATGTTTGCAGACATTTGAAAGCACAGGGGTGTTGCTGGAGCACCTAAAAACTCATGCAGGCAAATCATCAGGTGGAGTAAAGGAGAAAAAGCACCAGTGTGAACATTGTGATCGTCGGTTTTACACCCGAAAGGATGTCCGAAGACACATGGTGGTGCACACTGGAAGAAAGGACTTCCTCTGTCAGTATTGCGCACAGAGATTTGGCCGGAAGGATCACCTAACACGGCATATGAAGAAAAGCCACAACCAAGAACTTCTGAAAGTCAAAACAGAGCCAATGGACCTTCTAGACCCCTTTACTTGCAATGTTGCTGTGCCTATAAAAGATGAGCTACTTCCAGCAATGTCTTTATCTTCCAGTGAACTGACATCAAAGCCATTTACAAACACTTTGCAATTAAATCTCTACAATACTCAGATTCAGTCCATGCAGAGCTCAGCATCTGCACACCAAATGGTTGCCACATCATTACCTTTAGGTATGCCTTGTCCAATAGAAATGGAATCTGTTCATGCTTCTCACCAGCTATCTCTAAAATATCCACTCAGTTCTACCTCATATACAGTTTCCATGACTGATAAAGAGCAGCCATTGAAAggggaaattgaaagttacttaATGGAACTGCAAAGTGGCATGCCTTCTTCATCCCGAGATTCTCAAGCATCTTCATCTAAATTAGGGCTGGATCCTCAAATAGGCCCGCTAGATGATGTATCTCTTTCCAAAAGTGCTGTTTCTATTACTGAACCTCTAAGCACACCATCACTGGACTTCTCCCAATTATTCAATTTTATACCAGTAAATGGACCTCCATTTAATCATTCTGTTTCTGTTGGAAATCTTGGAATGAGTTACACTCAAGAGGAAGCACATTCATCAATGACTCACCTTCCTCCACAGGCACACGATCTACAAGACCCTGGTAATGGTATCGGCCTTGGTTCTTTGCATTCATTGTCAGCAGCTTTCACGAGTAGTCTAAACACAACCACAACCCTACCACGTTTTCATCAAGCTTTCCAATAAGATGAAAAAATGCCTTGTGACAAGTTTATTTTTAGAAATGCCTTAGACAATTTTTATGTAGTGCCTACTATATCATTTGTAAATCTACTTTTGTACAGTACCAATCTCATTAAGCCAGTATGAAATTCAAATTAACTCTTCAGATATTTTGAATGTGTACATTCACAGTTGTTTACTTTGGGTTTTAAAACAGTCTCTGTATTCTCACTGCCAGtagatccacattttaaaaattataagaaAACCTTTCTGAAGACATTTTATTTGTCTTATTATAGTTTCACAAAGATCCAATAATTTTATTTGTCAATTGAATAgtgactatttttaaaaaaaacaacaacaaaacaatgttAATACAGACAAGTTCTAAAAAAATAGCATTGAGGAAAACAACTTTGACTTTGTTCATAACATTTAAATGTAAGTAAATTTGTAATTCCAATCTAAAAAGTACAGCTTTTTTTCATCAAGACTTCTTAGAAGGCCAGGACTTGCTATTTTCACTTAAATAATTTCATATAATTAGAGAATGACTTCTCATTAAAGTGCAATTATGAAGCAGTGTAATttggcaagaaaaaaaatcttaatcagCAAGTACAAAGTGAAGGTTGGCTTTGaaacagaaataatttttcatttttttctgtaacATGTATATCTTTTAAACTTTCACCAAACAGGTGAGATTAAGTCCAGCTAGAAAGTTTTACATATTGCCAATTTGATGAATTTGCAACATGAAAATGAatgtaaatttgcaaatacagttttCATATTTTCATTGGAGTGGACCTCTTGAATTATATTTCATGGTGTGTAATGTCACCCTAAGCAACAACTTAGTGGTAATAATAGTTACTACACCTGGGTATTTGTCTAGTGATTTTTCTCAATGCCAAGAATTAATAACAGGACTCCTAGGAGTGAAGTAAAAGCATATTGCTTATGCCACTTTTACCTGACATACAAGGTTATTTAGGAAGAATAACAAGAAAATAGCTACTTGTGCTGTTAAGTCCAATTGCTGTTTATTTTCAAAACATACTCTTATATTCTCTATTCTGGTAACAAAAGATGGAAAACTGTGATATAAATGCAAAATCTAGTTTAGTAACATTCTATTTCTTATCATTTTTAGGAAGATTTTAAATGCATAGCTATTTCCAGTTTGTACAGATGAATACATGGTTTTCAAGTGGTTAAACTAAATATACTTCACAGAAACAAAAGTTGCTCCCATTAAGGAGCTTTGGCTCCCAATATGTATGTCATTAGTTTCTACTTTTTTATCGTAGAAACAATATGCAGGTgtgattttactattttatacTGATGTATTTAAATTTTATTACTGAATGGTAACTTTTTATAAATGTTTGTTCCAAAGGCATTAAAATAAGGATGTATTAATGAGGAAGTACCTTTTCAAAATTCTGCAAGCTGCTCCAATATGCCATGAGAATGATTTCTCAAACTAGACTTTAGCTCTGCTGCATAATTGCTTCCTTTAGTTTCTATGAAACAGATTGCTAAGATGTATCTTTAGTGGAATGATTCGTTCAATATTGCTTTCCAGCCATTTAGCACCATCAttttaagggggaaaaaacatatcAGACCATTGTTAATGTTGCAACTTATTTTATGACCCAAATAGCAAAAAACAAGTACAAATTTTCTTCTGAATactctttttttatataaaatgataGAAAGGCTTTAACTCTTCAGAGGAGTGGTATCCCACAAGgaaatgcttttctttctttttccccctcttctttttcttttagtaaATACCTTCAGCGCATCACTGAACCAACACTTTGAGGTCTGGTCTTCCCTTTCCCATTTTTCCCACTTTTTCAAAAGAAACACCATCTTACAGCTGTTGAAAAAGCCTTTTACTCATTTAAAAAATGAGTTGAACTAGTTTTAACCTTTTAGGTTCTAATAGAAGCCTAGCACATTGACAGGAATGGTATGTATAAAGTGTGTTACAACAATGTTATCTGTTTTCAGTGTTAGTTGCTGGttaacttgatttttttaaaactagtttTTCCAGTATGCCTTAATACATATGATGGCTCCATATTGCTATGGCAGTTCCTTCAGATTCTAAAATGGAATTAGACAGGTGCACTTCAAATTAGTAGTAGAATTTCAGACAAGATATTGAACCTCATTCAGTTAGTATTTCAGTAGATAGCTACACCTTGTGGGCATGTCACTGAGGTAAGATGTATGAGTATATGGAAGCAAAATGACATTATAGGCATTTACACACTAGTGCTTTATGACTATCATTTAGGCAGAGAAATGGTTGAGAAGTTCAAAATGTCAATTTTAAAGCCTATTTTGAGGTTACCAGGTTAATTCTAAAAAGTGGAGGGTGGTGTGTGCTGGCTGATCATACACCACCCTTTGAGTAACTTCTAAACTTCTACTAtggattttaaatatattatatatatatatatatatattatatataatttgctTGTGTTTTATTAGTAGTGAATTGTGGAATAGAGTGATTTATTCATTTGGCAGTAGAGGTTTTCAAAAACCATATACTGACTAAAAACATGAGCCAGACCTGATTGCTTTATTAAGCTAATAATGAATGTTAAGAGTACATATTTTCAGGATCTTTTGCCTAGT contains:
- the plag1 gene encoding zinc finger protein PLAG1 isoform X1, translating into MATVIPGDLSEVRDTQKVPSGKRKRGESKPRKNFPCQLCDKAFNSVEKLKVHSYSHTGERPYKCTQQDCTKAFVSKYKLLRHMATHSPEKTHKCNYCEKMFHRKDHLKNHLHTHNPNKEAFKCEECGKNYNTKLGFKRHLALHAATSGDLTCKVCLQTFESTGVLLEHLKTHAGKSSGGVKEKKHQCEHCDRRFYTRKDVRRHMVVHTGRKDFLCQYCAQRFGRKDHLTRHMKKSHNQELLKVKTEPMDLLDPFTCNVAVPIKDELLPAMSLSSSELTSKPFTNTLQLNLYNTQIQSMQSSASAHQMVATSLPLGMPCPIEMESVHASHQLSLKYPLSSTSYTVSMTDKEQPLKGEIESYLMELQSGMPSSSRDSQASSSKLGLDPQIGPLDDVSLSKSAVSITEPLSTPSLDFSQLFNFIPVNGPPFNHSVSVGNLGMSYTQEEAHSSMTHLPPQAHDLQDPGNGIGLGSLHSLSAAFTSSLNTTTTLPRFHQAFQ
- the plag1 gene encoding zinc finger protein PLAG1 isoform X2, which encodes MRGIYSLRTIYPVKISKNGKHWILVCSYTCQWNWLRSKPESFSSLSITRHMATHSPEKTHKCNYCEKMFHRKDHLKNHLHTHNPNKEAFKCEECGKNYNTKLGFKRHLALHAATSGDLTCKVCLQTFESTGVLLEHLKTHAGKSSGGVKEKKHQCEHCDRRFYTRKDVRRHMVVHTGRKDFLCQYCAQRFGRKDHLTRHMKKSHNQELLKVKTEPMDLLDPFTCNVAVPIKDELLPAMSLSSSELTSKPFTNTLQLNLYNTQIQSMQSSASAHQMVATSLPLGMPCPIEMESVHASHQLSLKYPLSSTSYTVSMTDKEQPLKGEIESYLMELQSGMPSSSRDSQASSSKLGLDPQIGPLDDVSLSKSAVSITEPLSTPSLDFSQLFNFIPVNGPPFNHSVSVGNLGMSYTQEEAHSSMTHLPPQAHDLQDPGNGIGLGSLHSLSAAFTSSLNTTTTLPRFHQAFQ
- the plag1 gene encoding zinc finger protein PLAG1 isoform X3 codes for the protein MATHSPEKTHKCNYCEKMFHRKDHLKNHLHTHNPNKEAFKCEECGKNYNTKLGFKRHLALHAATSGDLTCKVCLQTFESTGVLLEHLKTHAGKSSGGVKEKKHQCEHCDRRFYTRKDVRRHMVVHTGRKDFLCQYCAQRFGRKDHLTRHMKKSHNQELLKVKTEPMDLLDPFTCNVAVPIKDELLPAMSLSSSELTSKPFTNTLQLNLYNTQIQSMQSSASAHQMVATSLPLGMPCPIEMESVHASHQLSLKYPLSSTSYTVSMTDKEQPLKGEIESYLMELQSGMPSSSRDSQASSSKLGLDPQIGPLDDVSLSKSAVSITEPLSTPSLDFSQLFNFIPVNGPPFNHSVSVGNLGMSYTQEEAHSSMTHLPPQAHDLQDPGNGIGLGSLHSLSAAFTSSLNTTTTLPRFHQAFQ